One Bacteroidota bacterium genomic window carries:
- a CDS encoding D-alanine--D-alanine ligase, with protein sequence MKKILAVVTGGNSSEYVISVKSADTIMENINKNRFEAYRVEIKGSDWQVLTTNGLMVSVDKNDFSFTTSQQKVRFDAALIMIHGDPGEDGKLQGYFDMLGIPYTSSNLLSSAATFSKHFTKQYLKSYGILSADWILLSQSLGYKLEEIPVNIGFPCFVKPNNAGSSFGVSKVNSFDQLQDAVQKAMTEDDEVLVEKMITGTEITCGVLRTSKSAYTFPITEIVSKNGFFDYEAKYTDGLAEEIIPARIDKEIAQRCQQLSLRIYDLFHCKWFARVDYIISGEELYLLEINTIPGMSKQSIIPKMVRAQGLDLKEIMEEILSDLF encoded by the coding sequence ATGAAAAAAATACTGGCGGTTGTTACAGGAGGAAACTCATCGGAGTATGTGATTTCGGTGAAGAGTGCCGATACCATCATGGAAAACATCAACAAGAACCGTTTTGAGGCCTACCGGGTTGAGATTAAAGGTTCCGACTGGCAGGTGCTCACAACAAATGGGCTTATGGTTTCTGTTGATAAGAATGACTTTTCTTTTACTACAAGCCAACAAAAAGTCAGGTTCGATGCCGCCCTGATCATGATCCACGGCGACCCGGGCGAAGACGGGAAACTACAGGGCTATTTCGATATGCTTGGCATCCCCTATACTTCCTCTAATCTGCTAAGCTCAGCTGCAACTTTTAGCAAACACTTTACAAAACAATACCTGAAGAGTTACGGAATTCTCTCGGCCGACTGGATCCTGCTAAGTCAGAGCCTGGGCTACAAACTCGAAGAAATTCCGGTAAATATTGGCTTCCCCTGTTTTGTGAAGCCTAACAATGCGGGTTCCAGTTTTGGAGTGAGTAAAGTAAATAGTTTTGATCAACTACAGGATGCCGTGCAAAAAGCCATGACCGAAGACGATGAGGTTTTGGTTGAAAAGATGATTACCGGTACAGAAATTACCTGTGGGGTGTTACGCACCTCAAAATCGGCCTACACTTTTCCGATAACAGAAATAGTGAGCAAAAACGGATTTTTCGATTACGAAGCCAAATACACCGATGGCCTGGCCGAAGAGATTATTCCTGCACGCATTGACAAAGAGATTGCGCAACGCTGCCAACAACTCTCGTTGCGTATTTACGATTTATTTCATTGTAAATGGTTTGCCCGTGTCGATTATATCATTTCCGGTGAAGAGCTTTATTTGCTCGAAATCAACACTATACCCGGAATGAGTAAGCAAAGTATAATACCCAAAATGGTGCGTGCCCAAGGTCTTGATTTGAAGGAAATAATGGAAGAGATTTTGTCTGACCTTTTTTAA
- a CDS encoding rubrerythrin family protein, producing the protein MEKSIKGTKTEQNLLKAFAGESQARNRYDFFASVAKKEGYEQIAAIFQETANQEKEHAKRFFKFLEGGMTEITASYPAGNIGTTVDNLLAAAAGENEEWTELYPHFAEIAKEEGFPKVAAAFRMIAKVEEQHEKRYRKLAKNIEEGTVFLKDGKVFWVCRNCGYVYEAEKALDMCPACEHSKSFMQLFEENY; encoded by the coding sequence ATGGAAAAGAGCATTAAGGGAACCAAAACCGAACAAAACCTGCTAAAAGCCTTTGCTGGAGAATCGCAAGCACGAAACCGCTACGATTTTTTTGCCTCGGTGGCGAAAAAAGAAGGCTATGAGCAAATAGCGGCCATATTCCAGGAGACAGCCAATCAGGAAAAAGAGCATGCCAAGCGGTTTTTCAAATTCCTCGAGGGAGGAATGACTGAAATTACAGCCTCTTACCCTGCAGGCAATATCGGTACAACAGTAGATAACCTTTTAGCAGCAGCAGCTGGTGAAAATGAAGAGTGGACAGAATTATACCCCCATTTTGCCGAAATAGCCAAAGAAGAGGGTTTTCCAAAAGTGGCTGCCGCCTTTAGAATGATAGCCAAAGTAGAAGAGCAGCATGAAAAGCGTTACAGGAAACTAGCCAAAAACATCGAAGAAGGAACTGTTTTCTTAAAAGATGGCAAGGTATTTTGGGTATGCCGCAATTGCGGGTATGTATACGAAGCAGAAAAGGCTCTGGATATGTGCCCTGCATGCGAACATTCGAAATCGTTTATGCAATTATTCGAAGAGAATTATTAG
- a CDS encoding flavin reductase, which translates to MIDFNALFKLSYGMYVVSSGTKESGNGFISNSVFQVTAEPPQIAACCNKDNFTAGLIAATGAFSISVLKQDADRDTIGTFGYKSGRTVNKFEKFEVKKGQTGIPVLITDTIATLECRLVNTFDVGTHLIFIGEVVAAELLADNIPLTYAHYRETRNGVAPKNAPTYIDKAKLEKPAPKTSTKKYKCVICGHVYDPALGDPDSGVAPGTAFEDLPSGWQCPVCGASKDDFEEI; encoded by the coding sequence ATGATAGACTTTAATGCGCTCTTCAAATTAAGTTATGGTATGTACGTGGTATCTTCAGGTACCAAGGAAAGTGGTAACGGGTTTATCAGCAATTCGGTTTTTCAGGTAACCGCCGAACCACCCCAGATTGCTGCCTGCTGCAATAAAGACAATTTTACCGCCGGACTTATTGCGGCTACTGGAGCCTTCTCCATTTCGGTTTTAAAGCAGGATGCCGATCGTGATACTATAGGCACATTTGGATACAAGTCGGGGCGTACGGTCAATAAATTCGAAAAATTTGAAGTAAAAAAGGGTCAGACAGGCATTCCTGTTTTAATAACTGATACCATAGCCACACTGGAATGTAGGCTTGTAAACACCTTCGATGTAGGCACTCACCTGATATTTATTGGCGAAGTGGTGGCAGCTGAATTGCTTGCCGACAACATTCCGCTCACCTATGCACATTACCGCGAAACCCGCAATGGGGTTGCCCCCAAAAATGCACCGACATATATCGACAAAGCAAAACTGGAAAAGCCAGCACCTAAAACTTCCACAAAAAAATACAAATGTGTGATTTGTGGGCATGTTTATGACCCGGCACTAGGTGATCCGGATTCAGGAGTAGCCCCTGGCACAGCCTTCGAAGACTTACCATCGGGATGGCAATGCCCTGTATGCGGTGCCTCGAAAGACGATTTTGAAGAAATTTAA
- a CDS encoding CHAT domain-containing protein has protein sequence MLLYRLKFLVIILAVVYPQCSFAQKVKIETLLEQGNRLLNNTDNAQSRAKYDSAFILAKEGNFSHYQILSHYKSGYSYLQQDMAFLALAHFSDLLMSNSPATAADSALYALASLEEMAITRVAIVYPEKYYQLIRDFSSTFQFLKGSELRRKVFLCGEIEFHQLNYEQARLHYRKALEINSTDTYLEEMLWFKLSLVYTKLYDTDRARECLDFLLSRKSKFLNQSKIYYNAGMLQYNNQQFTEAIKYLQNGLLFTLDPNARISMLLILGHSYMELKNSSKAKSYYNRAMQELNKKGVLQEYKLSVLNSFGWYYSEMNDADSLLYYYKNASGFALEDNSLAEYQAYTVKGLNEYYLANGMYQKSLATIENFLYARNSENYHYLQKLNIQLLNQILADEATANFKLWMEDSEKIKPLLNSYKLINQVVRNTVKSYNALTEDKTKLVYLSHLRFYLDGAYTIGYELFSTTGEKKYLEELIHLSELNKAIVLKANSQRTQAIKLVDMPESLRSFESDLRKKIIRLEYYLGGQKETPLDSLLSNEIRIQLTILRTRYDSLNHILEERFPGILSNKLKERNFDLSQLQESLESNQLVISYFFSNYQGKRLYIQSISQDTLAVSEVKDVEGLGQDILEFRSHLLETHPGYSRETNMDEFVDRSFGIYAIILEPIKKLIGEKRLVILPDAELHLVPFDLLLTQKETTTGKGYKDLPYLMKSCPITYLNTLEQLLVSPGQISRRSTLVGFAPEYSNKLADSNSFSLCPLPGAEEEISYARGFFKGRKFSKTKASKENFFKKAPQGQLLHLALHTEVSDIDPMYSRMYFSGSERDSTNQMFSYELYGRAFNSKLVVLSGCNTGSGNLVTGEGLMNMSRAFFNMGVLNLIVTQWAVADRSSARLMYYYYRALSKGSSSDRALQQAKIDFLNYEDPLFHHPYYWAGYVSLGNPVVYKGLNIRLIGWITPLVFLLLLLLLIRWHLRR, from the coding sequence ATGCTTTTGTACAGACTGAAATTTCTGGTCATTATTCTAGCGGTTGTCTATCCGCAATGCTCCTTTGCACAAAAGGTAAAAATCGAAACTTTGCTGGAGCAGGGAAACCGGTTGTTGAACAACACGGACAATGCACAATCCAGAGCCAAATACGATAGTGCATTCATCCTGGCTAAAGAGGGCAATTTTTCTCATTATCAGATTTTAAGTCATTATAAGTCCGGTTACAGTTATTTGCAGCAAGATATGGCATTTCTTGCTCTGGCGCATTTTTCCGATTTATTGATGAGCAATAGTCCTGCCACAGCGGCCGACTCTGCCTTGTATGCACTTGCCAGCCTCGAAGAAATGGCAATTACACGAGTGGCAATTGTGTATCCCGAGAAATATTATCAATTGATAAGGGACTTTTCGTCTACTTTCCAGTTCCTTAAAGGAAGTGAACTAAGGAGAAAGGTATTTCTTTGTGGTGAAATCGAATTTCATCAGCTCAATTACGAACAGGCTCGTCTTCATTACCGAAAGGCACTCGAAATAAATTCGACCGATACCTATCTCGAAGAGATGCTTTGGTTCAAATTAAGTCTGGTTTATACCAAATTGTACGATACCGACAGGGCAAGAGAATGCCTCGATTTCCTTCTCTCCAGGAAATCAAAGTTTCTGAATCAATCGAAGATCTATTACAATGCGGGTATGCTGCAATACAACAACCAACAGTTTACGGAGGCAATCAAATACCTTCAGAACGGTCTGCTGTTTACACTCGATCCAAATGCGCGAATATCGATGCTCCTTATTCTGGGGCACTCGTATATGGAACTCAAGAATTCCTCTAAAGCAAAAAGCTATTATAATCGTGCAATGCAGGAGTTAAATAAAAAAGGGGTATTGCAGGAATATAAACTCTCGGTACTTAATTCCTTCGGATGGTATTACAGTGAAATGAACGATGCTGATTCACTTCTCTATTATTACAAAAATGCATCTGGTTTTGCGCTGGAAGACAATTCCTTGGCGGAGTACCAGGCTTATACAGTCAAGGGACTTAACGAATACTATTTAGCCAATGGGATGTATCAAAAATCTCTTGCAACGATTGAAAATTTTCTGTATGCCCGAAATAGCGAAAACTATCACTATTTGCAGAAACTCAATATTCAGTTGCTCAACCAAATATTGGCTGATGAGGCAACTGCCAATTTTAAGCTATGGATGGAAGATTCTGAAAAGATCAAACCACTTTTAAATTCATACAAGCTAATCAACCAGGTTGTAAGAAACACTGTAAAATCTTACAATGCTTTAACAGAAGATAAAACAAAACTGGTATACCTTTCGCACTTAAGGTTTTACCTCGATGGGGCGTATACGATTGGATATGAATTGTTTTCGACCACTGGAGAAAAAAAATACCTCGAGGAACTTATCCATCTTTCTGAATTGAACAAGGCTATTGTGCTTAAGGCAAACTCGCAAAGAACCCAGGCAATTAAGCTTGTTGACATGCCTGAATCCTTGCGAAGTTTTGAGTCGGATCTCAGAAAAAAAATTATACGGCTCGAATATTACCTGGGCGGTCAAAAAGAAACACCTCTGGATTCGTTGTTGAGTAACGAAATCAGAATTCAACTAACTATTCTTCGTACCAGGTATGACTCCCTGAATCATATACTTGAGGAGAGATTTCCAGGGATACTTTCCAACAAGCTGAAGGAGAGGAATTTTGATTTATCACAATTGCAAGAGTCGTTGGAATCCAACCAATTGGTGATTAGTTATTTTTTTTCCAATTACCAGGGTAAAAGATTATACATTCAGAGTATAAGCCAGGATACTCTGGCCGTTAGTGAAGTTAAAGATGTCGAAGGCTTGGGTCAGGATATTCTTGAATTCAGAAGTCATTTGCTAGAAACCCATCCGGGATATTCGCGGGAGACTAATATGGATGAATTCGTTGATCGGTCATTTGGTATTTATGCTATTATCTTGGAGCCAATAAAGAAGCTGATTGGTGAAAAAAGGTTAGTGATTCTTCCCGATGCCGAATTGCATCTGGTACCATTCGATCTTCTCCTTACCCAAAAAGAAACTACAACCGGAAAGGGTTATAAGGATTTGCCTTATTTAATGAAAAGTTGCCCGATAACCTACCTAAATACCCTTGAACAGCTATTGGTTTCACCCGGGCAGATTTCCAGACGAAGTACGCTGGTAGGTTTTGCTCCTGAATATTCGAATAAGCTTGCAGATTCAAACTCTTTTTCCCTATGCCCATTACCCGGAGCCGAAGAAGAAATTTCTTATGCCAGAGGCTTTTTTAAGGGTCGGAAATTCAGTAAAACCAAAGCAAGTAAAGAAAATTTTTTCAAAAAAGCTCCCCAGGGCCAACTTCTTCATCTGGCATTGCATACGGAGGTTTCTGATATCGATCCTATGTATAGCCGAATGTACTTCAGCGGATCAGAAAGAGATTCGACTAATCAAATGTTTAGTTATGAGCTTTATGGCAGGGCTTTCAATTCTAAACTTGTGGTGTTAAGCGGATGCAATACAGGTTCGGGAAACCTTGTTACTGGCGAAGGACTGATGAATATGTCAAGGGCTTTTTTCAATATGGGGGTGTTAAACCTTATAGTTACTCAATGGGCCGTAGCTGACAGGTCGAGTGCCCGTCTGATGTATTATTATTACCGCGCACTTTCGAAGGGTAGTTCCAGCGACAGGGCCTTGCAGCAGGCTAAAATTGATTTTTTAAACTACGAAGATCCCCTTTTTCACCACCCATATTATTGGGCTGGGTACGTTTCTTTAGGTAATCCTGTAGTATATAAGGGGTTAAATATCCGATTAATTGGGTGGATCACCCCACTTGTTTTTTTGTTGTTGCTACTTCTTCTAATTCGCTGGCATCTGCGCAGGTAA
- the mutS gene encoding DNA mismatch repair protein MutS, producing MKQYYAIKDQHPDAILLFRVGDFYETFGADAIRTSEILGITLTRRANGAASYVELAGFPFHALDTYLPKLVRAGQRVAICEQLEDPKLTKTIVKRGITEMVTPGVSLHDQVLNHRENNFLACVHLDKKLAGVAFLDISTGEFLTAEGTFEYIDKLLSNFSPKEVLFESGKKNLFEDCFGSRYYTFKLEDWIFNEDTAYSRLQKHFETTSLKGFGVHNLRLGVVAAGAILHYLDITQHSHARHIINLSRIEEDRYVWLDKFTIRNLELFGSINEGAKTLSEVLDKTATPMGSRLLKRWIALPLKDMAPVNERLDIVEYYLKQPEVRNEIQDNISHIGDLERLVSKIAMGRVTPRELIGLKNALYALRPIKELCEKSMESALQKIAEQINPCQSIRERIEKELQPDPPAAINKGSVIAHGVSAELDELRQIQSSGKDYLIGIQQREIERTGISSLKISYNNVFGYYIEVRNTHKEKVPPEWIRKQTLVSAERYITEELKDYETKILGAEEKILVLETRLFNELVLSLSDYIEALQLNAFQVARLDCLLGFARCAMEYKYFRPELNDSEIIEIKEGRHPVIERQLPIDEPFIANDLLLDSQSQQIIIITGPNMSGKSALLRQTALIVLMAQIGSFVPARSARIGMVDKIFTRVGASDNISLGESTFMVEMLETASILNNISSRSLILLDEIGRGTSTYDGISIAWAIVEFLHEQSAGKAKTLFATHYHELNEMESTFDRIKNFHVTVKELDDKVIFLRKLKRGGVEHSFGIHVARMAGMPKSVVARATDILAQMENDNRKQPLQKPVKKLAASREGMQMSIFQLDDPVLKQIRDEIKNTDINNLTPMEALNKLNEIKKFAGL from the coding sequence ATGAAACAATATTATGCGATTAAAGACCAGCATCCCGATGCCATTTTACTTTTTCGGGTAGGAGATTTTTACGAAACCTTCGGAGCCGATGCAATACGCACCAGCGAAATACTTGGCATTACCCTTACGCGCAGGGCCAATGGGGCTGCCAGCTATGTTGAATTGGCCGGCTTTCCCTTTCATGCGCTCGATACCTATTTGCCCAAATTGGTAAGGGCAGGGCAAAGGGTGGCTATTTGCGAACAACTCGAAGACCCTAAACTTACCAAAACCATTGTCAAAAGGGGTATTACCGAAATGGTTACACCCGGCGTTTCGCTCCACGACCAGGTGCTTAACCACCGCGAAAACAATTTTCTGGCTTGTGTACATCTCGATAAAAAGCTGGCTGGTGTTGCGTTTCTCGATATCTCTACCGGCGAATTTCTTACCGCCGAAGGTACTTTCGAATATATTGATAAACTCCTGAGTAATTTTTCACCCAAAGAAGTGTTGTTTGAGTCGGGAAAGAAAAACCTTTTCGAAGATTGCTTCGGATCGAGGTATTACACTTTTAAACTCGAAGACTGGATTTTTAATGAAGATACCGCCTATTCACGACTGCAAAAACATTTCGAAACTACCAGCCTGAAAGGCTTTGGCGTACATAATCTGCGTTTGGGTGTGGTGGCTGCTGGTGCCATATTGCATTACCTCGACATTACACAACATTCGCACGCCAGGCATATTATTAACCTCTCACGCATCGAAGAAGACCGCTATGTATGGCTCGATAAGTTCACAATCCGCAACCTCGAGCTTTTTGGATCTATCAACGAAGGAGCGAAAACTTTGTCGGAGGTGCTTGATAAAACCGCTACTCCCATGGGAAGCAGGTTGTTGAAGCGATGGATTGCTCTTCCTTTAAAGGATATGGCCCCGGTCAACGAGCGGCTTGATATTGTGGAGTACTACCTGAAGCAGCCTGAGGTAAGAAACGAAATTCAGGACAATATATCCCACATCGGAGATCTGGAGCGACTTGTGTCGAAAATTGCCATGGGCCGCGTTACTCCCCGTGAGCTGATTGGATTAAAAAATGCGCTCTATGCCCTGCGGCCTATCAAAGAACTTTGTGAGAAGTCGATGGAGAGTGCTCTGCAAAAAATTGCCGAGCAAATCAATCCTTGCCAATCGATCCGCGAACGAATCGAAAAAGAGCTACAACCCGATCCTCCTGCAGCCATTAACAAGGGCAGTGTTATTGCACATGGTGTTTCGGCTGAACTAGATGAACTGCGGCAGATTCAAAGTTCCGGAAAGGATTATCTTATTGGCATTCAGCAGCGCGAGATCGAGCGTACCGGAATATCTTCCCTTAAAATCTCTTATAACAATGTGTTTGGTTATTATATCGAGGTTCGAAATACGCACAAAGAAAAAGTGCCACCAGAATGGATACGTAAGCAAACCCTGGTGAGTGCCGAGCGATACATTACAGAAGAGTTGAAGGATTACGAAACCAAGATTCTGGGTGCAGAGGAAAAAATCCTGGTTCTGGAAACCAGGTTGTTCAACGAATTAGTGCTCAGCCTGAGCGATTACATCGAAGCACTTCAACTCAATGCTTTTCAGGTTGCCCGGCTCGATTGCCTTTTGGGTTTTGCCCGTTGTGCTATGGAATACAAATATTTCAGGCCTGAGCTTAACGATTCGGAAATAATTGAAATAAAAGAGGGGCGCCACCCAGTAATCGAGCGCCAACTGCCCATCGATGAGCCTTTTATTGCGAATGACCTTTTGCTCGACAGTCAATCGCAGCAGATCATTATTATCACCGGGCCGAACATGTCCGGAAAGTCGGCCTTGCTGCGCCAAACTGCACTTATTGTGCTTATGGCACAGATAGGAAGTTTTGTTCCGGCCCGCAGCGCCCGCATTGGCATGGTCGATAAAATATTTACCCGTGTAGGGGCTTCCGATAACATTTCGCTCGGCGAATCGACCTTTATGGTAGAGATGCTTGAAACAGCCAGTATTCTGAATAATATTTCCAGCCGCAGCCTTATTCTTCTTGATGAAATTGGCAGGGGTACCAGCACGTACGATGGAATATCTATCGCCTGGGCTATTGTGGAATTTCTTCACGAGCAAAGTGCCGGAAAAGCCAAGACCCTGTTTGCCACACATTATCACGAACTTAATGAAATGGAGTCGACTTTCGACCGCATTAAAAACTTTCATGTGACAGTGAAGGAGCTCGACGATAAAGTGATTTTTCTGCGTAAGCTTAAGCGGGGAGGTGTAGAGCATAGTTTTGGTATTCACGTGGCCCGTATGGCCGGCATGCCTAAAAGTGTGGTAGCCCGTGCCACCGATATACTTGCCCAAATGGAGAATGACAATCGCAAACAACCCCTCCAGAAACCAGTAAAAAAGCTGGCTGCAAGCCGCGAGGGCATGCAAATGAGTATTTTTCAGCTTGATGACCCGGTGCTCAAACAGATACGCGATGAAATAAAAAACACCGACATCAATAACCTGACACCGATGGAGGCATTAAACAAGCTGAACGAGATTAAGAAATTTGCCGGACTTTAG
- a CDS encoding sigma-70 family RNA polymerase sigma factor, whose product MGTKKEYTNESLLLGLQEKNNKVLKYILDQCSKPVKHYVICNNGTLDDANDIIQESIIVLFRKVQEPGFILTSSLTTFVYSIAKLMWLKELENRRLKPIYAESYDTIDEHSNILYTIEKNDRLRLYRSKFDELGEDCKKVLRLFYQGTPMSEITRFMGYGSDDYTKKKKYTCKNALLEKIRNSNQFRELGYEKF is encoded by the coding sequence TTGGGCACAAAAAAAGAATATACCAACGAATCCCTTCTACTTGGCTTACAAGAAAAGAACAATAAGGTATTGAAGTATATTCTTGATCAGTGTTCGAAACCGGTAAAGCATTATGTTATTTGCAACAACGGTACGCTGGACGATGCCAACGATATTATACAAGAGTCGATTATTGTACTGTTCAGAAAGGTTCAGGAACCTGGGTTTATACTTACCAGTTCTCTTACTACATTTGTATATTCCATTGCAAAACTAATGTGGTTGAAAGAGCTTGAAAACAGAAGGTTGAAACCTATTTATGCCGAAAGTTACGATACAATTGATGAACACAGCAATATTCTTTATACCATTGAAAAAAACGATAGATTAAGACTGTATCGTAGCAAATTTGATGAATTAGGGGAAGATTGCAAAAAAGTATTGAGACTCTTTTACCAGGGAACCCCAATGAGCGAAATAACCAGATTTATGGGTTATGGCTCAGACGATTATACCAAGAAAAAAAAATATACTTGCAAGAATGCGTTGTTAGAAAAAATTAGAAATTCAAATCAATTCCGGGAATTAGGTTATGAAAAATTTTGA
- a CDS encoding DUF4395 domain-containing protein — MKNIVCPISSERIPEHLPRITALFVISLLLIYVATGYTLILVFLLADFFARGFGYGRFSLLSHASRAFSDRFGFKSNLIDKAPKIFAARLGLVMIAAALLLALINIQSASFAIGAMLIFFAGLECVFNFCVGCYVYSLFVLPFFTKLND; from the coding sequence ATGAAAAACATTGTTTGCCCTATTTCATCCGAACGTATTCCTGAGCATCTACCCCGCATTACTGCCTTGTTTGTTATAAGCTTATTGCTAATTTATGTGGCTACCGGTTACACCCTTATTCTGGTATTTTTGCTGGCCGATTTCTTTGCAAGGGGATTTGGTTATGGGCGATTCAGTTTGTTGAGCCATGCATCACGTGCCTTTTCCGATCGATTTGGTTTTAAGAGTAACCTGATTGACAAAGCACCTAAAATTTTTGCAGCCCGCCTGGGTTTAGTGATGATAGCTGCAGCCTTGCTGCTGGCTCTAATCAACATTCAATCCGCTTCCTTTGCCATTGGAGCCATGCTTATATTTTTTGCCGGCCTCGAATGTGTATTTAATTTTTGTGTAGGCTGCTACGTGTATAGTTTATTTGTTTTGCCTTTTTTCACGAAACTAAACGATTAG